GTACACGTCATTGTACTTATCTCACATTGGAATGCGCGATATAAATGGTGTAACAATATACACTTGGCCTAGGATAGAGATTTTATTGCCCGATCGCAATAATGCATGTGGACAACGCATATCTAGCCGGGTCTCGCAAAATTGAGCAACACCACCTGCAAtgcgctagctagctagcgcaGCTAAAGTATGTCGTTCACTGTGCAGTCGCTCCTCTAATTAATACTAATGCTCGCCTCCATGGCAGCAAATAAACAAAATTTCCTACAAGTATCATTATCACTGGGGGACAAGGGGTGGCTATAAGTATGCAAGAGAGTGCAGAAGGAGAAgccatgctaaccgctaagcTATTTTGAATGTAAAGTagcaaaacaacagaagaatGAGTGCTATGTACACTTTAGAGAAGTCTAGCTAGAACCGTGTTGGAGCAGAGAGTAGCCAGCTATGAACAGGAAATCAGCAAGTAAATTATTAATAAGAGTCTCGAGAGAGCATAATACAACAGCTACACTGTGGGGAGTTTGACGTTAGTGCTTAGTTATTGTTACCTACGTAGACATTGTGTGTTAGCTTACCTGTTAtgtgttgtgctgtttattttttggtttgtggTTAACCAAGGTTAAGACTCTGTTTGATGGCCGTATATCTGTTTTCAGTGGAGGAGTCAAGTTAGTTGTTGGCACTTGCTTGCAAATGGGAACGTACCTAATACATTGATATTGTCATAAAGCCGCCCACTGGCCTAAATTCTAATGACAAGCCGTCCAGTCATATTGCTACAATCAAAGTGTGAGCATGGgtgaacataaataaaataaaaaaattaaatatagcGCTAAATGTTTTTCGTGGCGGCCCAAATTTAATTGTGGCgagctgccacaaataaatgaatgtattggAAACACTGAATATTTTGGGGGGGTTAATTAACTTCAATCCTCATTATCAATGTAGTAATAACTAagagtttctcaccttttttttttgttgttgttgtggtctGGAGCGCATGGGATGAAAAGCATGTGTTCTGGGGGTTGAGGGATCATGAGCAGGGGTTAAGGGTTTCCACCTGTCACTTGTGTGCCTCTGTTTTCTCATTTGGCACCACAGCGCCAAATGCTGAGCATTTATGACACATGGAGGGAGCCCTGTTTAAAAAGGTTTCTACTTATCACCACCTAGTCTGGACCATTAGGACTGTCTCGACTCGCATATATTTTTAGCTCCTTTATGGAAAGTGATCATTTCAACTTTTCAAGTTCCCGCACGATCGCCTTTGTTTAAATTTCATCAGCTTAACACCACAACTGTGGACTATTATCAGCTATCTCACAGCTGTCTGTTAGGCGCTGCAAATAGAAAAAGGAGAAAATGTCTTCTTCAGTGAGAACTCAGTGATTGGAAAGTATCCTCCCAGTCCTTTACACGTCAGGGGACTTCTCAAAGTAAAGTCAGAAATTCCTAGCTGGGTGTGAAGTTTGGGCCTGGGAACAAAGAATTGCTTTTCTACTAAAAGTGAGGAGTCACACCACTTCACCCAACTTTACTGTCTGATAAATGCTTAAGGACGTAATCTTCAATATCACCGCCTGTTATGTTCTTTCTAGTACGAAAAAGAATAGTCGAAAAAGCCAAAACTCTTAAGGCATGTTTTATTTGCTGACTTTACGGCAGCAGCGGCAGCAAATATGTTGATTCAGTCTCCCTGTCAGAGGCATGACCATACATGATACATGCTCTACATAGAACAATGCAGGTCAGGGTCACCCATCTAGTACAAACCTTCCTCTGTCAGGTGGAAGAAATGAGACAACCGTAAACGTGAGTCATACACTGGGCCAGTAATATTAACAATATTACATGTTCACATACACCCAGAAACCGGAAAAGTTCATTGGCGCATGgtggaatgtttttttcaatgaCTAGCTGAGGCAAGTGAACAAAACGGAACTTTCCATTTTGTACCAGACACATGTGCTGTTCTCTTTAGTGACCCACCATAATTGTTGGAGAGGGGGGGTGGGGAAACCGCCATAAAATGTAAGTTACTTCCCTAGCAACTGTTGCTGTTTGGGGAGTCTCCGACCAGTGGACCAGCCCTTGACTCTCATGTATCTGCTGACTATAATTAGCCAACCATTCACAACAGCTTCCCTCTGGTCACTTTGCAAGAGCAGCTTATTATGCTGATGTTGCATAGGGCGCAGTGGACCTTTTCAGATTGGCTCCATGCCAACAGATGTGCCAATGTGCTGACATCTTAAAGGTGTCGGCAGCGTCTCAGAGGCGCTCTTGTTCGGAGGGAGTGTTGTGTAGTGGGTGTTTTCTATGTGGGACCGTCACAGCTGCCGGCTCTGATCGGAATAGAGCCTCTTTGTGTAGGACCGCGTAGGACTTCAAGTACTCCCTGTCTCTCTACTGAGGCAGCCTGTGCCAGGCTGAGAACACGTGAACTAGTGTGGCGGCTGGCTGGGCGGGCAGCGTGCTTGCGTAACAGTTGTGTGCATGGTGAGGGGAAGCAGTAGTGACAGATGCAGGCTGGTGTCGAGTGTGTTACATCATGTGTGGATCATATAGGCTGCAAGGACTTGACACGAGTGTGGCTCTTGGAATAAAACGTAGCAATGTGCAACACTTGCTTTTTTTAGACGCACACCAAGAATAAATCAAATGCAGCAAGTGGATATTGATTGATATATTATGTGATATATATAAGTTAGGGAAAGGAATTTAACGAAATTTGCTTGATCaactatttatatattttttcaatttacatttttatgcgaGGAAACAAGGAATTTTATTgcacttttttatgtttttttaaacaccaaaaaaaaagcaagttgAGACAGAGTcagcagtgcctctgctggtggtAGCTTAGTACTGCACTTACTTTTGCATCCATTGCTTTGACAAAGTCTACAGAATCATCATTACCCTTTATGTGAGTAGAAAGTTATACTGcagtacctcagtttttgttattacagtaatcccccgtTTCTTtcggtttattggttccagacctgatcgtgataagagaatttccgcaatgtaggatgccttatttataaatggaatatttttgtagttggagcatagaaaacctgtttacaaccttctaaatacggttgttaacattattagagaacTTTAGACTTTACTgtaactaacacccctataatcacctttacactcatattacccaatgtagcagACATactaagagtaaataagccatataagacataactaaggctcatgctcgtgtgtgtgttgctataaatgtgttccccaggggaAGTGGAGTAGTGAGCAGCCAGGTGATGTCGGCGATCCAGAGTTGcgtttttatcttgtcctggGTTACGGTCACAACAGCAGCCCGTCTTTTTATTCGAGAATACtgtgcctcttgtgagataataaaagcctgttgttccaaacattgcagtagcattactgacaggtagcgactagtgtagaatactatgtcAACGTCTTTaaagtcttttgaatgccttatatttgtattttacttaatttagccattgttatgcttgaaaatggttaatttaaaaattgtaacattagcttaaagggatcagattttttgacatgaagttgtatgacatccccatcagcagtgttgtccattaacagcgacttaccccccacttggtctcctaagtccagttctggtcggattttggtgatgaagaacgtagttccacttagttgctcaTGGCATTTAAGTAAAAAGTtaggcttctcaaaacaatattggTTTCTcagaaaaatcagacctcacaaaacgctctgcgCAGTGTCGcctgcattcatgtgtatgtgataaaCACACTCGCGGTAATACCAcactttttccatccatcttctttacgtatatgtcaaagaatgattcacgagatgtattccattgtaaccctcatgttcaaataaactaaaccaaaccaaaccaaaccaaacgtaTATGTTCAACAGCGGAAGGAGATGCGAGTGTACTCAtcccatacacatgaatgcgCAGGGATACGACGGGAGACATACAGCATATAACGCAAAGCGTTTTgggaggtcagattttttttgaaaaggcatttttgagatgcaaatgtattactcttttgaaagcatattgttttgagaagccaaactctttacttaaatgtccccagcaacgaAGTGGAGCTACgctcttcatcaccaaaatccaaccagaactgccCTTAGTACACCAAGTGGGGGTTAATTCGCTGttgctggactacactgctcatggggatgtcatacaactttatgtcaaaaaatcagaactatccctttaaatatgcatatgtttttgactaatactaCACTGTATTGAAGCATGAAACAGcacattttattaattaatatatgttcgaaaaaccgtgatggagtgaagccgcaaaattcgaaccacaaagtggcaagggactaccataattcgttccaaaaggtttgctgaaaaccaaggcaatttttcccataggaaattgTGTTAATCCAATTAaaccgttccagacacccaaacatattaacaaaaaatacattttattgagaataaGGCCAGTCTTACatccagaaaacaatgtgaaacaatttgaaatgatgAATGGGTGCAACTTATTGTTCATGCAGACTTCCCAtacatcctggtgagattgAACTCAATAGCAtttcacacctttttttttatctaaagTGCTggtactcgcaactttcttGGGCCCCATGGCtagttatttagcagttgcattCAATGAAAAATGCACAGTGAGTCCAGTAACGGGTAGGGTTCTTTGTACGAGCACTCGATTTTGCGGAACGATACAGTAGAGGACAAACTGACTATTTTGGTACatacaatactgtacaaaaaccgaaTGGTAAGAAAACTGGGGCAGACGAAaatcgaggtttgactgtaattttAAGACTCTTTTAATACTTGACTGGTTTTAAACAAATTTCtcattttctgtttatttgttattataaataatagcagcaattaaaaaaaacaaaaacttttaaGATCTGTCAGTAAAATGTAATGAAAGTGCCGCCAGtaaacatacaacaacatataCCAGtttgtatttcaagaaaatgactgacatactgtacatgttttccAGCATGTTGGCTggaaatttatttattgtaataaaCCTTTTTCTGTAGACATGCCATCACAGATTTATCATGGTTTTGCAAGGAAAAGTGGGCAAATATTGTCAAGTGACGATGTGGCATGCTGCTAGACTACCCAAAAAGGACTGAACGCTGCTATTAAAGAAGTATTGCTGCATTGTATCAGTTTTAGGGGGCTGCACACAaccaaattgtatttttcactGAGAAATGTAATTGTACAGGTTATAGATCAcgttgttttcaaaaatatttaatctGGTGTCATTTGACATCATAAAAAACTAGTATGAATTTTGACATGCGTGTACATCCTGGATACATTGCATTATATGTTGCCCTTGTTTGATAAGGAGTTAAAATGTTTGCTCATTTTTAATGTCAATGGAATGGAAAATCAATGGAATACAGCACTGTTACCAAGTCCAGGCTTTAAAATGGATGTCTAATCTTTTGTGCATATTGTTTGAATGCATGTGCCCACACAGTTTGACAATAGCGCAATTGAAAGTGGGCTGATTGTTGGCAGCTGTCGTGtatgatgtattatttttcttcCAAGCTGGCAAGACTTTAGTGGAAAGGATCGAGAAGAATGCAGGCCTTCTTTTTCCCTCATATGGAAACAACTTGGTTGatacacacacatcagtgttcTCAAGTATTGTCATAGTTGTGGGAACTCTTATGATGTAGAGATGCCTCATGGAGTGTGATAATGACAATTACCCTCCTTCATCCACCCTCACAGCTCATcagcttcatcatcatcatctgctaCGCCGCATCCCTCTATGGAGGCTACTCTGCTGTGGCCATCTGCGAGATGGTTTTCGCCATGGTCTTTTTTGGCATCTTTATGATGGAGCTGGACAAGCAGATTCAAGTGGTCAACTGGGTGTGGAGTGTAAGAGTGCTGTCATACATACGCATTGGCACACTTGGTGAGCAAAAACCTCaccttcccctttttttttttttcttctcaggaTCTCTTCAGAGCTGGCATTGGTGCAATCCTTTACGTCATCACTTCTCTAGTGTGTGTGATTGGAGGAGCCGGGGATGGTGCTCGCATTGCAGGCGGGGTCAGTTGAGCTGGTGCACATATGCGACCAACCTTTTGTACGCTTGTGACAACGAGAAACTATTTACATTCATTATTTCAATTACTGTCAATTTTGAGTAACTTGTACTGTATACTATAAGTTTGACACACAAACCACAATCAAATTATTTGCAGCTCATAAATCTTGTGTATGCTGGTGTCAAGTTAACCAAGTCAGGTTAACTTTTGCTATGACGCTTGTCAGGCGTTTCAATGGGTGTAACTGCTAAGTGTTGTGGTGAAGTTATTCATGGCTTACTGTCAAGTAATCACAGAGGTTAAAACCCAAGTGTCTGGTTTAACAAAGCATGGTCACTGTTAATAGCAGCAGTCAAACTATTGCCACAACTGTAGCCGCTCAATATCATAGATGCTGTATATCCACAGCTCAACAAGTGAGGGGTTGTAAAGACTATCCGAGTGTGATGAGCAACACTTGCATCAAGTGTCATGTCTGTTTAGCCATGTATGACGAGTCACAAGGACTCTCTTTTTGAAAGCTACAGTAAGTAGTAGTGTTGTGAcagttgcaaaaatgtaaaacatgctACCAAGTAATGCAGAAATAGACACGTTTGTTGCGTCTTCTATTTgcaatgtaaaacaaaacaatgaagcaGGAGTATTGTGCTTAATTAAATTCCTGTGTTGTTCCTCAGGTATTTGGTTTGATTGCCGCTCTGCTGTTTGCTTATGACACCTACACCATCTTCTTGCAAATCAAGAGCACCAGGCAGCACACAGCAGCCGCCACTGGTGAGCGCGTACAGGGTTCATTATAAAATGCACTTTAAGAATGAAAATTCTGAAATatatttccttgtttttttttgttttttgttttttttagacgaCAGAGTTTAAACACTCCAATGAGTGTCCCCCTGTTGAGTATGCAGCGGAACAACAAGAGGACCCTTGTGCAGAAGAGGGGAGGGGACGATGGAAGTAAAAAGAACAGGTCACAAATAAATCCATGTCACTGTAGGGTGTCAACTGAAGCAATTTCTTCTTTATGAGGAGGATGACGGTAGCGGCACTACACATCTGTGCTCGCACGTCAGTCTGCTATGGGAGGAACGCCGCTCACAAACCTCATCGTACCACTAAAACTCAATGTGTTATCCGATCTAAAAAGGGAAAACTGTAAGCGATAGGCAATGTAAAACTTTGCCTGATGTTGTCCAGCAGCTTGTGTCATATgaatttctatttttaaaaggaCTACTGCAGTTGGTAGTGACTGTATCATTTAAACATGTGTATCGGTGCCTTACGGATTATTTAACATCAGATTTATGAACTTAATGAGTGTCATTCTCATGAGGCTTCTTTTTTTATGCTTCTTGCAGCAGGTTTTAACCAATGTCCTTCACATTCTCATTCAATTTAACCTATTTCGTCAGTCATTCTAAATTCCAGAATCCTAAACACTTGAAGTCATGTACCTGCTTTGATCTAGAAATCTTATACTGCCTCCATTTGAACTGCTGACGTCCACTCGCCATTAATTACAATCTTTAATGAACTGAAATGATGTGTCATAATGTTACCGCGAGGTTCTACATTTCCACTCTAATTTGTGCcctttttgttctgtttctAGGACATGTGTATAgtgcaaaatgcatttttcttaGTCCAGCTTTACCCTCTAGTTCTTTCGGGTTTTTATTCAACCTCTCTGCATCCTGTGACAGTACACGTCACAGAAAATCATTATGTGCAAATGTCATATTATGTAGTTGAATTATTTGATTTGAGTAATGAGATTTGGAAATGTGTGACTTGTTATCTCAACTTCCTTGTTCGTTTATTCAAGAAAACCATGCCTTATTTTGCTTTCTAACATGCTTTACAAGAGTCATCACAATGTAATGCCACAAGTCAAAGCAGCTGTGTTTTGGGAAATAAAAGCCATTGTTGCAACAAAGGAAAACTCACTTGTTAGTTGTTTTTACAGGTGATGTaactacaacccctggcaaaaattatggaatcaccagtctcggaggatgttcattcagttgtttaaatttgtagaaaaaaagctgatcacagacatgacacaaaactaaagtcatttcaaattgcaactttctggctttaagaaacactaaaagaaatcaagaaaaaaagatgtggtagtcagtaacagttacttttttagaccgatcagggggaaaaaattacggaatcactcaattctgaggaaaaaattatggaatcaccctgtaaatttccattcccaaaactaacacgtgcatcagattagatctgctcgttagtctgcagttaaacaggagtgatcacacctttgagagctgttgcaccaagtagactgacatgaatcatggctccaacacaagagatgtcaattgaaacaaaggagaggattatcaaacttcttaaagaaggtaaatcatcacgcaatgttgcaaaagatgttggttgttcacagtcagctgtgtctaaaatctggaccaagtacaaacaacatgggaaggttgttaaaggcaagcatactggtagatcaaggaagacatcaaagcgtcaagacagaaaacttaaagcaatatgtcttgaaaacagaaaatgcacagcaaaacaaatgaggaacaaatgggaggaaactggagtcaatgtctgtgaccgaactgtaagaaaccgcctaacggaaatgggatttacatacaggaaagctaaacgaaagccatcattaacacctaaacagaaaaaaacaaggttacaatgggctaaggaaaagcaatcgtggactgtggatgactggatgaaagtcatattcagtgatgaatcgcaaatctgcattgggcaaggtgatgatgctggaacttttgtttggtgccgttccaatgagatttatgaagacgactgcctgaagaaaacatgcaaatttccacagtcattgatgatatggggctgcatgtcaggtaaaggcactggggagatggctgtcattacatcttcaataaatgcacaagtttacgttgacattttggacacttttcttatcccatcaattgaaagggcgtttggggatgataatgcatcttgccatagagcaaaaactgtgaaaacattccttgaagaaagacacataaggtcaatgtcatggcctgcaaatagtccggatctcaatccaattgaaaatctgtggtggaagttgaagaaaatggtccaacctgcaaagctgatctggcaaaagtaatcagagaaagttggagccagattgatgaagagtactgtttgtcactcattaagtccatgcctctgagactgcgagctgttataaaagccagaggtggtgcaacaaagtactagtggtgtgtttgaagtattcttttgttgtttttttcatgattccataattttttcctcagaattgagtgattccgtaattttttccctctgattggtctaaaaagtaactgttactgactaccacatctttttttcttgatttcttttagtgtttcttaaagccagaaagttgccatttgaaatgactttagttttgtgtcatgtctgtgatcttttttttctacaaaattaaacaactgaatgaacatcctgcgagactggtgattccataatttttgtcAGGGGTTGTATAATGAGATACACATACTGTGTTGTGATTGTTCAATATTGCTAATTGTGTTTAGAATTGGAGCTCCAGaaaatttaaaatgaacatgCACAAATCAACTCAATttcttttaaaatcacaaatataaattaaatggcATGTaggaattagaaaaaaaaaactgcagctgATTTGTGATACACTTGCCTTCTACCAAATCGCCACTTGGTGGAAGCAGACTACTAACCATAACAGTATACAGTTCAACGCGCTTGATAGCCTGTGGGTGCCGTCCCACAAAAGACTCACGAGGTGAGGTGGTGAATAAAACAATTATATTGTTAGATGTATCAAATCATTGCGTgcgtgatgttttttttttaaaatactttctCTCGAAAATAATTATCTGACTGGAAGAAATTTGCAGGACTTAAATCATCCGTGTTAGATGTAAGCTTCCGTACCGAATGTTGAATGCTCTGTGTTACAGGCTATTTTTCAGACCTAGTAGAAGTAGCGAGTCGTGTATACAAGCACTTCCTATACTGTCCATGGTGAAGCACAGGCGGGTGCTGCACACCTCTATAAACGACAGGTATAGTTGGAGGGAAGTCACGTAAACGATATACTTTTCAGCCGGTAGTTACATCGTCACACCTTCAAGATAAAAGCCGCTATGATGTAAAATTAGTGCAATTAAATCGTTTGAGGtttctttaaaatgtaaacgtgatgagttaatattgaatccacaTGTACGCTTCGTTGTTTGGGCATTTTCCTTGAAAGTGTTAATGGTAATGCTTCTATTTATTTAACGTTGAAATGCTGAACAGGAAATTGTGTTTCCGTCGTCACGCTAACTTGTTTGTTACGGAGGTAGTTGGCCAAAGGCGGTGAGACGTAGTTTGAGGGAACATCATGTAGTTTATTACAGACCAAACTGACTACAATTAGACCTCGTTTTACTCCTATTATATCTCTTTAGAGGGATATTATACATTACTTATAAACAAAAACGTCCATCATGTTTCTACGCGGGTCTAAAAAGCGACGGTCAAACCGCTCGGTAAGTGTGCTATTTCAACACTTATATGTTCACC
Above is a genomic segment from Dunckerocampus dactyliophorus isolate RoL2022-P2 chromosome 1, RoL_Ddac_1.1, whole genome shotgun sequence containing:
- the plp2b gene encoding proteolipid protein 2b, which gives rise to MADTSASSGASCLEKLKTYVKTPKGFILAAEILISFIIIICYAASLYGGYSAVAICEMVFAMVFFGIFMMELDKQIQVVNWVWSDLFRAGIGAILYVITSLVCVIGGAGDGARIAGGVFGLIAALLFAYDTYTIFLQIKSTRQHTAAATDDRV